The proteins below come from a single Miscanthus floridulus cultivar M001 chromosome 1, ASM1932011v1, whole genome shotgun sequence genomic window:
- the LOC136527856 gene encoding auxin response factor 22-like has protein sequence MKEAREEQRCLDPQLWHACAGGMVQMPPVRSRVYYFPQGHAEHAHAGGAADLAAGARPLPPLVLCSVTGVRFLADPETDEVFAKIRLVPLAPGEVEFREPDEFGLAGDPADAREKLSSFAKTLTQSDANNGGGFSVPRYCAETIFPKLDYRADPPVQTVLAKDVHGEVWKFRHIYRGTPRRHLLTTGWSTFVNQKKLVAGDSIVFLRTEHGELCVGIRRAKRVSCGGMECMSGWNAPGYGALSAFLKAEEGKMMKGPGGYMRGRGKVKITDVVEAASLAASGQPFEVVYYPRASTPEFVVKAASVQNAMRNQWCPGMRFKMAFETEDSSRISWFMGTIASAQVADPIRWPNSPWRLLQVTWDEPDLLQNVKCVNPWLVEIVSSIPPIHLGPFSPPRKKLRVPQHPDFPFDGQLLNPIFHGNPLGPSNSPLRCFSDIAPAGIQGARHAQFGLPLTDHQLSKLHLGLFQGGGFNRLDAITPPSHISKGFVISSAPVNESVSCLLTIGTPQATEKSDDRKKPHIMLFGKPILTEHQMNSRGSRETFSPEVTGNSSSDGNVQKTGNVSDGSGSSICIGFSSLGREASELGLEAGHCKVFMESEDVGRTIDLSVFGSYEELYGQLADMFGIEKAEIMSHLCYRDAAGAVKHTGEEPFSDFMKVARRLTIIESTEGRLQKPLIEYMVERA, from the exons atgaAGGAGGCGCGCGAGGAGCAGAGGTGCCTTGACCCGCAGCTGTGGCACGCGTGCGCCGGCGGCATGGTGCAGATGCCCCCCGTGCGCTCCCGTGTCTACTACTTCCCGCAGGGCCACGCGGAGCACGCGCACGCCGGCGGGGCCGCCGACCTCGCCGCCGGGGCGCGACCGCTCCCGCCGCTCGTGCTCTGCAGCGTCACCGGGGTGCGCTTCCTGGCCGATCCGGAGACCGACGAGGTCTTCGCCAAGATCCGCCTGGTGCCGCTCGCGCCCGGCGAGGTGGAGTTCCGAGAGCCCGACGAGTTCGGCCTCGCCGGCGACCCCGCGGACGCCCGGGAGAAGCTGTCCTCCTTCGCCAAGACGCTCACGCAGTCCGACGCCAACAACGGCGGCGGCTTCTCCGTGCCGCGCTACTGCGCCGAGACCATCTTCCCCAAGCTCGACTACCGGGCCGACCCGCCCGTGCAGACGGTGCTCGCCAAGGACGTGCACGGGGAGGTCTGGAAGTTCCGCCACATTTACCGAGGCACGCCGCGCCGGCATTTGCTCACCACGGGATGGAGCACCTTCGTCAACCAGAAGAAGCTCGTCGCCGGGGACTCCATCGTCTTCCTGCGCACCGAGCATGGCGAGCTGTGCGTCGGGATACGCCGTGCCAAGCGGGTGTCCTGTGGTGGCATGGAGTGCATGTCTGGGTGGAACGCCCCGGGGTATGGGGCCCTGTCGGCCTTCTTGAAGGCTGAGGAGGGTAAGATGATGAAGGGTCCTGGTGGGTACATGAGAGGCAGGGGGAAGGTGAAGATCACGGATGTTGTTGAGGCCGCAAGCCTAGCGGCGAGCGGCCAACCATTTGAGGTGGTGTACTACCCGAGAGCTAGCACACCGGAGTTTGTTGTCAAGGCTGCATCGGTGCAGAACGCGATGAGGAACCAGTGGTGCCCAGGGATGAGGTTCAAGATGGCATTTGAGACAGAGGATTCATCAAGGATCAGCTGGTTTATGGGGACGATAGCTTCTGCTCAGGTTGCTGACCCAATCAGATGGCCAAATTCACCGTGGAGGCTTCTTCAG GTGACATGGGATGAACCAGATTTGCTGCAGAATGTGAAATGTGTCAATCCATGGCTTGTGGAGATTGTATCAAGCATTCCACCAATTCACCTGGGACCATTTTCTCCACCTAGAAAGAAGTTGCGGGTGCCCCAACATCCAGACTTTCCATTTGATGGTCAGCTGTTGAATCCAATTTTCCACGGCAACCCACTTGGTCCAAGCAACAGCCCTCTTCGCTGTTTCTCGGACATTGCTCCTGCAGGCATACAGGGAGCCAGGCATGCTCAATTTGGTTTACCCCTAACAGACCACCAGCTTAGCAAGCTGCACCTCGGTTTGTTCCAAGGTGGCGGTTTTAACCGGCTTGATGCTATCACTCCGCCATCCCATATATCCAAGGGTTTTGTGATCAGCAGTGCACCAGTCAATGAGAGTGTCTCTTGCTTGTTGACAATTGGCACACCACAGGCCACAGAGAAATCTGATGACAGAAAGAAACCCCATATAATGCTCTTTGGAAAGCCGATCCTTACTGAGCATCAGATGAATTCTAGAGGATCAAGGGAAACATTCTCCCCTGAGGTTACTGGAAACAGTTCTTCTGATGGCAATGTTCAGAAGACAGGAAATGTATCTGATGGTTCTGGTTCATCGATTTGCATCGGTTTCTCATCCCTAGGTCGCGAGGCTTCTGAACTTGGGTTAGAAGCCGGGCACTGCAAGGTATTTATGGAATCAGAGGATGTTGGTCGCACCATTGACTTATCTGTCTTTGGTTCATACGAAGAGCTGTACGGTCAGTTAGCTGACATGTTTGGAATTGAGAAGGCAGAAATAATGAGCCACCTTTGTTACCGTGATGCTGCTGGTGCTGTCAAGCATACTGGTGAAGAGCCATTCAG tGACTTCATGAAAGTAGCACGGAGGCTCACCATAATAGAGAGCACTGAGGGGAGACTGCAGAAACCTCTCATCGAATACATGGTGGAGCGGGCTTGA